Genomic DNA from Brassica rapa cultivar Chiifu-401-42 chromosome A04, CAAS_Brap_v3.01, whole genome shotgun sequence:
AATCCTCGTACTGATTGCCCAAACGAAAGAAagagaaattttaatttaccaTCGACATCGGTTTCGTAAAAAGTGTGTGTTCATGGATTAGCTTCTTTCAGCATGTGCAAGTATTTCGGAATTTTTCCAAAACTCTGCTCGGGAATGCCTCTAACCAGATTAATCGCATACTCACGAGCGTCCCACGCTAATGATTTCGATATCTCGCATCCATGTTCCATTCTCATAATCTGTATGATATCATTAGCTTTCGGACCTTCTTTGACACCATCATACCTATGCATTATTAGACTCTCAATAGTTTTTGCAGAAGCTGTCCGACCACCATTATCCATATTTGACGCAGCACATGTATGATCCGCCACATATtttttgatgataaaatatGTAGATCCTGATAACCCCTCAGCACGAACACTCCACCTACACTTGTTGTCCACGCATCGGATGTACCAAAGTTTTCTATCAGAATTCACAACTTTATAATCGAAGTTATTCTTCATTGCTGACATTTCCAATGCTGCTTTTAACTTAGATTTGTTTTGAAACGTTTCACCCGTCTTCACAACATGCTTCAAAGAGAACCGAACACTTTTTCCCCTATCCTCTTCTTTTCCACTTAAGTCAGCATCTTCATTTTCTTTCAAGGCGTTCAAGTTACATTCGTCTTCACCATCCTTGCTCGATTGAGAAGAACTACCAATGTCATCTCCAGGTGAAACGGAGGGAGGCTCACGTCGGTCTCTGCCAGACGCGTTAGATTGCTCCTTATCAAGCTCAATGTTGTCGTTGTTTGCATTGAGAGGTGAAATAGACACACACAACCTTGAAGAAGCTTTTCCACGTACATATGTAAGAAAATTCTTGACTTGCCGATCATTCCCAATGATAACTGGAGGACAGTCTATCGTACTGATTAACTCCATAGGTAAGTAGCTTAACTCAAGCTCGACATCGTTTTGGTCAATGCCAAAATCCTCAAAAGTCGTAGTCCTTAGATCTTCAAAGGAACTTGTCAATTCCACAGCAAGTACTCTTCCTCCTTTTTCCTTATCAAAAGCAAATCCCCATCCTTTACAGGGATCAAATTTCCACACCCCACAAGAGGCATAGATATGCATATTCTTCAACAAGGGATTCAAATTTTTGGGGTGGTTTCAAAATTAATCAAGAagttgtgaagaagaagaagagagatcacagttattttttagaaaacataACTTTAGGAAACAcgtaaaatttagaaaattaaagatTTACAGAAtatttctcaacagattttggaGAGATTTAAGgaatattttcgaaaataattcgAATTTGGCAGAACATGCATTCTGCTGCCCGTAGCTTTGATATATGATGGTAGATACGGCGGCAGAATGTATAATCCTACAGAGATAGGTTATAGTATCTTAGTAGATAACGAAATATTACCGTGGTAGAGGATTAGTAACTGGCAGATTCTATGATTCCGGGACAGTAGTTATATAGGAGACACTAGTTCATGAAATCTTTCGGGGTTCAGATCGTAAGCAAAACCGTAACCTTTTCTTTCTACGGTAGTAGACATATTACGAAACCGTAGACTTTACTATCTTCATGCGTCAGATACCTATGTAGTTAACCGAAACTACGATCTACATATCCGTAGTTAGTAGATTTTGTTTTCTGCGATCCGAagatcaaaatataaaattgtgtTACACTAATATTTAGTCAGccaaattatttttcatatgaTTGTTTCATGTTTATGtacattttgaataatttttcatatttttctgactcttaaaataattgatatgaTTTTTTGAAGTTGGCCAAGGGCATCTATGTCCAAATCCGACCAAAAAAAGATTTATGCTATAGGGACAATGTAGTTGATTTTCTGTGGTGTTTTGGCaattttttcaaagaaaaaccATCACAGCATTAGCTACCAAAAACCATTTAAGATCTTGATTTTTTTACTTTGAAGCTGTACTATGTTTAGAAAAATCCATTACAACAATAATATCCATCAACCTCAAAAACCATTGaagttcttgatttttttaCCCGCTCGAAAAAGTAACTTGCAAAAAGCTACAAAAGATGATAAAACCAATACTCCTGATTCCTGAAGACAAAATCCCAAGGGGAGCTTCTAAAttaactgacaaaaaaaagtattcaGAGATCCTTacctcatttttttttcttcttttttttttgtgtgtttctcaCGTCTGAATCTATGAAATGCTGACTTAGAAGTACTTCTCCAGCTTCTTAATGATCTGGTTTTGATGAAAAAAGCTAAGTAAGCTCCGAGTCAGAAGCATGACCAGTTTGCTGTCTACGTCTCCTTGGACTTAGTGGACTCATTGGACTCAAAGGCAATCGACTATCCTTCCTCGTTTTTATGCTTCTTCCAAATGAACTCATAGGTAATGCTTTTGGTGATGATCTTGCTTTTACCGGCGAAGTTCCGGTTGATCTCAACTTTGTTGACGACCCTGCGTTGATGATTTTTTAAGAGAAATCTAGTGTTATCATTTATCGATCAACTTAACTACATAGTTGAAAAAACAGAGAGGTGGAAAAACAAACCTAAGCTTGGACTTTTTCTGAGCTTTACCAATTCGTCACTGTTCTTTGAAGCTGAGACCTTTTTGATGGGAGCTTCTGAGTAAACTGATCTTGTATCCGAGTATTCAGATATTGTATCTAAACACAAAGACTTTGTATCTCTTATTATCACGGCATTAGGTGGATCTTCAACTTCTGATTCGCTTGCCTCTGTACTACTGCTTTCTTTTGAGTTTGTTGGATTCATTTTCTCTCTTTCCAAAACTCGGTATGAGTATAGCTGGAAAGGGATCTGACTCACCGACGCCATGTGGGACCCTAACTCACCTGGGAACTTTCTCAAGTACCTTGCTTCCAAATCCCAACAGTCAACTAGTGGaatttaaattatcttttttaatttaaacgCCCAAAgcccaattaataatatttattttgctgataacaaagtgagattaaatagggataacatatgatatataagaaagaccaaaaaaaaaaaaaaaaggaagggtccaaacaacttttcaagtagatttatttaaactccttctattttaatagtattgattttgtACTCAacctaatgtatttttttgatatttatttaagtatttaaggtttttatattttaaaaattgcaTTTGAAATTTGGTTAGGTTTTTTTCTGaagtttgaaaaatattatcttattttcattttaaataatattttctacatTTACATAGTTGTTAGTTgctaatttaagt
This window encodes:
- the LOC103864114 gene encoding uncharacterized protein LOC103864114 isoform X2, giving the protein MHIYASCGVWKFDPCKGWGFAFDKEKGGRVLAVELTSSFEDLRTTTFEDFGIDQNDVELELSYLPMELISTIDCPPVIIGNDRQVKNFLTYVRGKASSRLCVSISPLNANNDNIELDKEQSNASGRDRREPPSVSPGDDIGSSSQSSKDGEDECNLNALKENEDADLSGKEEDRGKSVRFSLKHVVKTGETFQNKSKLKAALEMSAMKNNFDYKVVNSDRKLWYIRCVDNKCRWSVRAEGLSGSTYFIIKKYVADHTCAASNMDNGGRTASAKTIESLIMHRYDGVKEGPKANDIIQIMRMEHGCEISKSLAWDAREYAINLVRGIPEQSFGKIPKYLHMLKEANP